Part of the Kitasatospora sp. NBC_00374 genome is shown below.
TGGAGAAGGGCGATGCGGGGGTGTCGTTCGGGGCGCCGGAGAAGAAGTTGGGGATCAAGGGGTCGCCGACGCGTGAGGTGTACTTCGACAATGTGCGGATTCCGGCGGACCGGATGATCGGTGCGGAGGGTACGGGTTTCGCGACGGCGATGAAGACGCTGGACCACACCCGGGTGACGATCGCGGCGCAGGCGATCGGTATCGCGCAGGGTGCGTTGGACTACGCGAAGGGGTACGTGAAGGAGCGCAAGCAGTTCGGGAAGGCGATCGCGGAGTTCCAGGGTGTGCAGTTCATGCTGGCGGACATGGCGATGAAGCTGGAGGCGGCGCGGCAGCTGACGTATGCGGCGGCGGCGAAGTCGCAGCGTACGGACGGTGATCTGACGTTCTTCGGGGCGGCGGCGAAGTGTTTCGCGTCGGATGTGGCGATGGAGGTGACCACGGACGCGGTGCAGTTGCTGGGTGGTTACGGCTACACCCGGGACTACCCGGTGGAGCGGATGATGCGGGACGCGAAGATCACCCAGATCTACGAGGGCACCAACCAGGTCCAGCGCATCGTGATGGCCCGCAACCTCCCGTAGGTCCGGCGCACACCTCGAAGGGCCGGCCCCCGGTACGTACCGGGGGCCGGCCCTCTCGCATCCTCCCCGGGACCGGGACGGCCGCTCCTCCCACGGCCCGGGACGGGCCGGAACAGGCTCGGCCGGATCCTGATGCGCACCCGCACCGGGCTGCGGGCCGACCTCCGGTAGGAGGCCGGGTCAACTGCCGTGCAGCAGCTGCTCGTCGTACCAGACGTCCTCGTACCCCGGGCCGATCAGGAAGCGCCAGCCGGGTGGGAGGGCGAGGTAGGGCAGGACGGAGGGGCAGACCGTCACGAGGTGTCCGACCGGGGTCGGCACGAAGAGGTCGGGGTCGTCGGAGAGTTCCTCGGAGGACCAGACGAACCAGCCGCAGGCGCCGTCCTCGGCGGGTTGCCGCAGGCCGTTGATCGGGAAGACCACGCTGGAGAAGTTCTCGGCCAGGCCGAGGATCTCGGTGCCGTCGACGGGCGCCGGCTCGGCGCCGAAGCGGGAGCAGACCGAATCGTGGTCGTGAAGCATGGCAGATCCAGACGGTTCGCGTCCCACCCCGCACCCGGCATCCTACCGCCGCCGCGCCCGGACAGGTTTGGACTCGCGCCGGTCATGCCAGGAATGGAGAATGACCAGTTCCGAATCCGCACCCTCCCTCCGGCTCTCCGACGAGGTGCGCGACGCGCTGGAGCGTCGGGCTCCGGTGGTCGCCCTGGAGTCGACGATCATCGCGCACGGTCTGCCCCGGCCGCGCAACCTGCAGGTGGCGGGGGAGTTGGAGGGCCTGGTCCGGGAGGCCGGCGCGGTGCCGGCCACCATCGCGGTGCTGGACGGCGTGCCGCGGATCGGCCTCGGCAAGGCCGAGTTGGAGCGGGTCGCCGGTGACGCCTCGCTGCGCAAGCTCGGCTTCCGGGACCTCGCGCCGGCCGTGGCGGCGGGCGCGAGCGGTGCGACCACCGTCTCGGGGACGGCGTTCCTCGCGGCCCGGGCCGGGATCCGGATCTTCGCCACCGGCGGGCTGGGCGGCGTGCACCGGGGCTGGACGCAGACCCACGACGAGTCCAACGACCTGGCGCTGCTGGCCCGGACCAGGATCACCGTGGTGTGCGCCGGGGTGAAGTCGATCCTGGACGTGCCGGCCACCCTGGAGCGGCTGGAGACCCTGGGGGTGGCCGTGCTCGGCCACCGTACGACGCGGTTCCCCGGCTTCTACCTGGCGAGTTCGGGCTGCCCGGTGGACTGGACGGTGCACGAGCCCGCCGAGGTCGCCGCCGTGATGCGGGCCCAGGACGCCCTGGGCGGGCCGGAGTCGGCGCTGATCGTGGCCAACCCCGTGGCGGAGTCGGAGCAGTTGGACCCTGACCTGCACGACCGGGTGCTCGCCGACGCCCTCGCGGCGGCCGACCGCGAGGGCGTCACCGGGCAGGCCACCACGCCGTTCCTGCTCGCCCACCTCACCGAGCACACCCGGGGCGCCTCGCTGGAGGCGAATCTGGCCGCCGTCCGGGGCAATGTGCGGCTGGCCGCGCGGATCGCCGGCGCGTGGGCCGACGGCCGGCCGGCGGCGCGCGGGTGACGCCCGGGCCCGGCGCGCTGCTGGTGGTCGGGGACGTGGTCACCGACGTGCTCGCCCTGCACGAGGGCCCGCTCGCCGCGCACACCGACACCGCCGCGCGGATCGCGGTACGGCCGGGCGGCGCGGGCGCCAACGTCGCCGCCTGGGCGGCGCACCGCGGCGCGCGGGCCCGTCTGCTGGCCAGGGTCGGCGCCGACTCGGCCGACTGGCACCGGGCGCAGCTGCGGGCGGCCGGGGTCGAGCCCCACCTGGTGGTGGACGGGCGGGTGCCGACGGCGGTGGTGATCTGCCTGGTGGACGGCCGGGCCGAACGCACCCTGGTCACCGACGGCGGCGCGTCCGTGCGGCTGGGCCCCGAGGACTGGGATCCGGCGCTGCTCACCGGCGTGGCCCGGGTCCACCTCTCCGGCTACCTCTTCTTCTCGGCGCCCGGGCGCCGGCTCGCCGAACGGGTCACCGCGGCCGCGGCCGCCGTCGGCACGGCGGTGAGCGTGGACCCGGCCTCGACCGGCTTCCTCGAACGGCTGGGCGTGGACGCCTTCCGGGCGGCGGTGGCCGGGGCGGCGCTGCTGCTGCCGAACGAGGCCGAGGCCCGCCTGCTCACCGGCCGGGACGATCCGGCCATCGCCGCCGAGGAGTTGAGCGCCGCACACGGGACGGCGGTGGTGAAGCTCGGCGGTCGGGGGGCGTTGGTGGCGCAGGACGGGAAGCTGCTCGCCCGCGTCCCGGCCGTGCCCTCGACGGCGGTGGACAGCACGGGCGCCGGTGACGCGTTCACCGGCGGTTTCCTGGCCGCCGCGCTGGCCGGGGCGGACCCGGTGGCGGCGGCGCTGGCGGGCTGCCGGACCGGCGCCGAGGCCGTCCGCTCGGTGGGGGCCCGGCCGCCGGTGGCCGGCGCCGGCTGAGCGCATTTCGCCGGCCGGCCGTGCCACGGGCGTCCGCGGCGGTTACCCTGGACGCGTCATATGGACCAATTGGGCCGGGGGTGGGTGGACTTGTCGGAGCATCAGGACTGGTCACAGGGGTTGGGCGGGATCGTCGAGGAGATCGGCGGCCACCAGCCGCCGGAGATCGACACCACGCTGCCGCACTCGGCCCGGATGTACGACTACTGGCTCGGCGGGAAGACCAACTTCCCCGCCGACCGCGCGCTGGGCGAGGCCTTCGAGCAGGCGATCCCGAGCATCCGCACGATGGCCCGGGAGAACCGCGACTTCCTCGGCCGGGCCGTCCGCCACCTGGTGCGCGAGGCCGGCATCCGGCAGTTCCTGGACATCGGCACCGGCATCCCCACCGAGGGCAACACCCACGAGGTCGCCCAGGCCGAGGCGGTGGACTCCCGGGTGGTGTACGTCGACAACGACCCCATCGTGCTGGCCCACGCCCGTGCCCTGATGGTCAGCGGCAAGCGCGGCAGCACCGCCTACCTCGACGCCGACCTGCGGGAGCCGGAGCGGATCCTGTCCCACCCGGCGCTCACCGGCACCCTGGACGTCACCCAGCCGGTCGGCCTGATGCTGGTCGCGATCCTGATGCTGCTGGAGGACGAGGACGACCCGTGGGGCAAGGTCCGCAAGCTGCTGGACGCGCTGCCGGTGGGCAGCCACGTGGCGATCACGCACCCCAGCGCCGACTTCAACCCCGAGGCGATGGGGCAGGTGGTCGCCGCGGCCGAGCAGGGGCAGCTGACCCTCGTCCCGCGCACCCGCGAGCAGGTGGCGGAGTTCTTCGGCGACTGGGAGCTGATCGAGCCCGGTGTGGTGCCGGTGATGGGCTGGCGCCCGGACGGTCTGCCGCCGGCCGACCCGCAGGCCGCGTACTACTGGGCCGGGATCGCCCGCAAGCGGTCCTGAATCCGCCACCCGCGGGGGCCGTCGCGCGGGGGCGGGACTACGCTCGGCAGGTGTGGACGACGAGTGGCAGCCGGACCGGTCCGCCCTGTCCGGCGCGGAGTTCGAGCGGGGTACCGACGGCCCCAAGGTGATCGTGGTCGGCGTGGACGGGTCCGCGCCCTCGGGCCGGGCGGGCGCCTACGCGGCCGGGCTGGCGCGCCGCCAGAACGCGCTGCTGGTGGTGGTCTACGTCCAGCCGGTGCTCGGCGGGGCGGTGGCGATGGGGGCCTCGGTCGCCGGGCTCACCGAGGAGGTGGCCGAGGGACTGGTCGGCGAGATCAGGGCCTGGGCGGACAAGGTCCGGGGCGTGTTCGAGGTCCGCTGGCGGTTCGTCACCTTCCGCGGTGACCCGTACAGCGGCCTTGTCGAGACGGCGGACCGGCTCAAGGCGGACGCGGTGGTGGTCGGCGCGTCCGAGCAGGCCGGCCACCGGATCGTCGGCTCGGTCGCCGTCCGGCTGGTGAAGGCCGGGCGCTGGCCGGTCACCGTCGTGCCCTGAGGTTCTCGGCTCCCGCGCTCCCGGCGGGCGGCCCGATCGGCCGCATTCCACTGCGATAGCTCTCACTGAGAGCTAAAATTGTCGCCATGGCGACCAGGGGACTTGCCGACGACCTTTCCGAGGTGCTGGTCGGCATCCAGCGACTGCTGCGCCGTCGGCTCCGCCGCGGACTGACCGTCCCGCGGCTGCGCGGCGCGCAGGTGGAGCTGCTGCGCCTGGTCGCCGCCCGGCCGGGGATCAGGGTCTCGGTCGCGGCCAAGGAGCTCTTCCTGGCCGGCAACTCGGTCTCCACCCTGGTCAACCAGCTGGTCCGGGACGGCCTGCTGCGCCGCGACCCCGACCCGGCGGACGGCCGGGCGGCCCTGCTGCACCCCACCCCCGAGGCGGCCGCCCGGCTGGCCGCCTGGGACGCCCGCCGCAGCGAGCTGGTCCGCGAACAGGTCGCCCGGCTCTCCGAGGCGGACCGGGTGGCACTGACCGCCGCACTTCCGGCCCTGCGGCGCCTGGCCGAGGGCCTCCACGAGGAAGGGGAAGGGCCGTGACCGCGCCACCGACCGAGCCACCGACCGATCCGATGACCGGGCCGCCGGACGGCACTGCGCCGCCGACCGCCGCCGCCGTCCGCTGTACCGGCCTGCGCTACTCCTTCGGCGCCGCCCGCGCGGTCGACGGACTCGACCTGGAGGTCCGGGCCGGTGAGGTCTTCGGACTGCTGGGCCCGAACGGCGCGGGCAAGACCACCGCGATCCGGGCGATCACCACCCTGCTGCGGATCCCGCCCGGCATGGTCGAGGTGTTCGGGCACGACACCGCCCGCGAGCGGATGGCCGTACGGCGGCTGCTGGGCTACGTGCCGCAGCAGCTGTCCGCTGACGGGGGCCTGACCGGCCGGGAGAACGTCGCCCTGTTCGCCCGGGTCTTCGACGTGCCGCGCCGGGAGCGGGCCGCCCGGGTGGCGGAGGCACTGGCCGCCGTCGACCTCACCGATGCCGCCGACCGGCTGGCGGGGACGTACTCCGGTGGCATGGTCCGCCGCCTGGAGCTGGCCCAGGCCCTGGTCAGCGCGCCCCGGTTGCTGATCCTCGACGAGCCGACCATCGGCCTGGACCCGATCGCCCGGACCGGCGTGTGGGACCGGATCAACCAGGTCAGGGCCGCCACGGGGATGACCGTCCTGGTCACCACGCACTACATGGACGAGGCCGACCAGTACTGCGACCGGGTGGCGCTGATGCACCGCGGGCGCAGCCGCGCGGTCGGCACCCCCGCGGAGCTGCGCGCCGCGCTGGGCGGCCGGACCGGTACCGAGCCGGCCCTGGAGGACGTCTTCCGCCACTACGCCGGCAGCGGTCTGACCGGCCGCGACACCGAGGAAGGAGGGGATCTCGGCAATGTCCGCCGCACCCGCAGGACCGCTTCCCGCGTCGGCTGACGCCCCGGCGCCGGAGCTGAGGCTCCTGCTGACCCCGCCACCGGCCAGGCAGGGCTGGCGCCTGGTGCCCGCCCGGGTCGCCGCGCTCTGCGCCATCGAGCTGCAGAAGTTGCGGCACGACCGGATCGAGCTCTACACCAGGGCCGTCCAGCCGGCCCTGTGGCTGCTGATCTTCGGTGAGACGTTCACCCGGATCAAGGCCATCCCGACCGGCGGGGTGCCCTACCTCGACTACCTGGCGCCCGGGATCATCGCCCAGTCGGCGATGTTCATCGCGATCTTCTACGGAATCATGATCATCTGGGAGCGGGACTCCGGGGTGCTGACCAAACTGCTGGTCACCCCGACACCCCGGGCCGTCCTGGTGACCGGCAAGGCCTTCGCGGCCGGCGTCAAGTCGGTGGTCCAGGCCGCCGTGGTGGTGGTGATCGCCGCCCTGCTCGGGGTCTCGATGACCTGGAACCCGCTGCGGCTGCTCGGGGTGGTCGTGGTCGTCGTCCTCGGCTCGGCGTTCTTCGCCTGCCTGTCGATGTCGATCGCCGGGATCGTCCTCACCCGGGAGCGGCTGATGGGGATCGGGCAGGCCATCACGATGCCGCTGTTCTTCGGTTCGAGCGCGCTCTATCCGGTCGAGGTGATGCCGGACTGGCTCCGGGCGGTCAGTACGGTCAATCCGCTGAGCTACGAGGTCGACGCGCTGCGCGGGCTGCTCCTCGGCACCCCGGCCCGTCTCTGGCTGGACCTGGCGGTGCTGCTGCTGGCCGGCGGGCTGGGGATCGGCGCGGCCTCCGGGCTGATGGGGCGGCTCGCCCGCTGAGCGGCGGGCGGACGGCGGACGGCCCTCCCGGTGGTGCGGGAGGGCCGTCCGCCGTGGCGAGGAGCCCCGTCAGGGCAGCAGTACGGCGTGGATCGGCGTCTGCGTGGACTGGTTTCCACCGGTGGCCAGCATTCTGACCTCGTCCCGGTCGCTGATCTCGGCCCGGACGATCCCGGACGCGTCCGCGTAGACGGGATGCCCGCCCGGGCCGGTGTCCCCGGTCGCCTCGACCACCACCACGTCCTGTGGCGCATGGGTTCCCGGCGCGCCGGGGAACGTCAACGCGTAGCGCTTGCCCTGACTCATACGCGGCCCTCCTGTCCGGCCCCCGGCTCTCATGGTAGGGCGTGTCCTGCGGACCGGCCCGGTCGTCCGGTCCGCCCTGTGCGGCCAGCCGGGCGTATCCGTGCAGGTCAGCGGCTTTCCGTCGGCGGGCGGCAGCTGGCGGGGGTGAACCGGGCCCGGGGGTGCGGTCTCGGCTGCGCTCGCGGCCCGGAGCGCGACCGGCCGGGCGGGCAGCGGCGCCGCCGG
Proteins encoded:
- a CDS encoding acyl-CoA dehydrogenase family protein; the protein is MSQDFDLFRLSEEHEMLREAVRSLAEAKIAPFAAEVDEQGRFPQEALDALQGSDLHAVHVPEEYGGAGADALATVLVIEEVARVCASSSLIPAVNKLGSLPVQLSGSEELKAKYLGALARGEGMFSYCLSEPEAGSDAAGMRTRAVRDGDFWVLNGVKRWITNAGVSEFYTVMAVTDPSLRSKGISAFVVEKGDAGVSFGAPEKKLGIKGSPTREVYFDNVRIPADRMIGAEGTGFATAMKTLDHTRVTIAAQAIGIAQGALDYAKGYVKERKQFGKAIAEFQGVQFMLADMAMKLEAARQLTYAAAAKSQRTDGDLTFFGAAAKCFASDVAMEVTTDAVQLLGGYGYTRDYPVERMMRDAKITQIYEGTNQVQRIVMARNLP
- a CDS encoding pseudouridine-5'-phosphate glycosidase, coding for MTSSESAPSLRLSDEVRDALERRAPVVALESTIIAHGLPRPRNLQVAGELEGLVREAGAVPATIAVLDGVPRIGLGKAELERVAGDASLRKLGFRDLAPAVAAGASGATTVSGTAFLAARAGIRIFATGGLGGVHRGWTQTHDESNDLALLARTRITVVCAGVKSILDVPATLERLETLGVAVLGHRTTRFPGFYLASSGCPVDWTVHEPAEVAAVMRAQDALGGPESALIVANPVAESEQLDPDLHDRVLADALAAADREGVTGQATTPFLLAHLTEHTRGASLEANLAAVRGNVRLAARIAGAWADGRPAARG
- a CDS encoding carbohydrate kinase family protein — translated: MGRRPAGGARVTPGPGALLVVGDVVTDVLALHEGPLAAHTDTAARIAVRPGGAGANVAAWAAHRGARARLLARVGADSADWHRAQLRAAGVEPHLVVDGRVPTAVVICLVDGRAERTLVTDGGASVRLGPEDWDPALLTGVARVHLSGYLFFSAPGRRLAERVTAAAAAVGTAVSVDPASTGFLERLGVDAFRAAVAGAALLLPNEAEARLLTGRDDPAIAAEELSAAHGTAVVKLGGRGALVAQDGKLLARVPAVPSTAVDSTGAGDAFTGGFLAAALAGADPVAAALAGCRTGAEAVRSVGARPPVAGAG
- a CDS encoding SAM-dependent methyltransferase gives rise to the protein MSEHQDWSQGLGGIVEEIGGHQPPEIDTTLPHSARMYDYWLGGKTNFPADRALGEAFEQAIPSIRTMARENRDFLGRAVRHLVREAGIRQFLDIGTGIPTEGNTHEVAQAEAVDSRVVYVDNDPIVLAHARALMVSGKRGSTAYLDADLREPERILSHPALTGTLDVTQPVGLMLVAILMLLEDEDDPWGKVRKLLDALPVGSHVAITHPSADFNPEAMGQVVAAAEQGQLTLVPRTREQVAEFFGDWELIEPGVVPVMGWRPDGLPPADPQAAYYWAGIARKRS
- a CDS encoding universal stress protein; the protein is MDDEWQPDRSALSGAEFERGTDGPKVIVVGVDGSAPSGRAGAYAAGLARRQNALLVVVYVQPVLGGAVAMGASVAGLTEEVAEGLVGEIRAWADKVRGVFEVRWRFVTFRGDPYSGLVETADRLKADAVVVGASEQAGHRIVGSVAVRLVKAGRWPVTVVP
- a CDS encoding MarR family winged helix-turn-helix transcriptional regulator; its protein translation is MATRGLADDLSEVLVGIQRLLRRRLRRGLTVPRLRGAQVELLRLVAARPGIRVSVAAKELFLAGNSVSTLVNQLVRDGLLRRDPDPADGRAALLHPTPEAAARLAAWDARRSELVREQVARLSEADRVALTAALPALRRLAEGLHEEGEGP
- a CDS encoding ABC transporter ATP-binding protein: MTGPPDGTAPPTAAAVRCTGLRYSFGAARAVDGLDLEVRAGEVFGLLGPNGAGKTTAIRAITTLLRIPPGMVEVFGHDTARERMAVRRLLGYVPQQLSADGGLTGRENVALFARVFDVPRRERAARVAEALAAVDLTDAADRLAGTYSGGMVRRLELAQALVSAPRLLILDEPTIGLDPIARTGVWDRINQVRAATGMTVLVTTHYMDEADQYCDRVALMHRGRSRAVGTPAELRAALGGRTGTEPALEDVFRHYAGSGLTGRDTEEGGDLGNVRRTRRTASRVG
- a CDS encoding ABC transporter permease; its protein translation is MSAAPAGPLPASADAPAPELRLLLTPPPARQGWRLVPARVAALCAIELQKLRHDRIELYTRAVQPALWLLIFGETFTRIKAIPTGGVPYLDYLAPGIIAQSAMFIAIFYGIMIIWERDSGVLTKLLVTPTPRAVLVTGKAFAAGVKSVVQAAVVVVIAALLGVSMTWNPLRLLGVVVVVVLGSAFFACLSMSIAGIVLTRERLMGIGQAITMPLFFGSSALYPVEVMPDWLRAVSTVNPLSYEVDALRGLLLGTPARLWLDLAVLLLAGGLGIGAASGLMGRLAR
- a CDS encoding DUF6296 family protein, with product MSQGKRYALTFPGAPGTHAPQDVVVVEATGDTGPGGHPVYADASGIVRAEISDRDEVRMLATGGNQSTQTPIHAVLLP